A single region of the Microbulbifer sp. MKSA007 genome encodes:
- a CDS encoding TonB-dependent receptor — translation MFEKSKLHCAILATGAAVLSSQSTLAEPRQIEEVTVTATKRAESAQDIPVTVQALGEESLDNLNVSNFDDYIRFMPNVTAGGRGPGQSSIYIRGMATETIATQLSQANGTAPNVALYLDESPVSIGGRNLDVYVTDIERVEVLKGPQGTLFGASSQAGTVRLITNKPQLDEFDLSIEAGLATTKGGELSDSLETMINLPLIEDRLALRMAAYQSNEGGYIDNVAGTYTPDASINPAWEGLPVASANNEDLVEEDFNDSSYKGVRVGVNYVINDDWSLLVQHTHQDLEADGVFDHDPEEVGDLEVRRYFEDSLEDSFDLTSWTLEGRIAALDVVYTGAYLDREVEQSMDYTGYNDVGNYVAYYTCNYVDTCYDPTKGYVGTVENTRSSHELRFSTPQDNPLRLTIGAFYEDIEILDQGNFVYSSIIDLGFPENYPRGWSPDTTDPVQSTAIDTSARPAGVAFFNDITRQEEQLAFFGELTYDINDQLSATVGLRHYDIDVKLLGSANSSFGNAGGVDVDMYGDNLDSKWDEMGIDVPMNESGVISKFTLSYTPTDDMLLYATYSEGFRPPAYNRGGGNGNETTTVPYTITTDTVDNYEAGWKTTLLDHSLQFNGSIYYVEWSDIQTAVFDPDVYFLFYLDNALDAEIRGIEADVTWLPTDNLQLIGAVSYNDTEITHVPESAANVAPEGSELALSPPLQFNLRARYEWELAGFDAYWQAGVAYSDEAWSSIVIDPNDRYKQDAYTTADASFGLRESHWGTELYVENLTDERAELFINTLDNSKRITTNRPRTVGLRVSYDF, via the coding sequence GTGTTTGAGAAAAGCAAATTGCACTGCGCCATACTGGCGACAGGCGCAGCAGTATTGAGCAGCCAGTCGACACTCGCTGAGCCGAGACAAATCGAGGAGGTGACGGTTACTGCGACCAAGCGAGCCGAAAGCGCACAGGATATTCCGGTGACGGTTCAAGCTTTGGGGGAGGAGAGCCTGGACAATCTGAACGTCTCCAACTTTGATGATTACATCCGTTTTATGCCCAATGTCACTGCCGGTGGTCGTGGTCCCGGGCAGTCTTCCATTTACATTCGTGGTATGGCCACTGAGACCATCGCCACCCAGCTGTCCCAAGCTAATGGCACCGCGCCCAATGTCGCTCTCTATCTGGATGAGTCACCGGTGAGTATTGGTGGCAGAAACCTGGATGTTTACGTGACCGATATTGAACGGGTCGAAGTCTTGAAAGGTCCCCAGGGCACTCTATTTGGCGCCAGTTCCCAGGCCGGCACTGTACGCTTGATTACCAATAAGCCGCAGCTGGATGAATTCGATCTCAGCATCGAAGCAGGATTGGCAACCACCAAAGGTGGCGAGTTGTCCGATAGCTTGGAAACCATGATCAACCTGCCCTTGATTGAGGACAGGCTGGCCCTGCGCATGGCAGCCTATCAGTCCAATGAGGGGGGGTATATTGATAATGTGGCCGGCACCTACACCCCGGATGCCTCTATAAATCCGGCCTGGGAGGGACTGCCGGTTGCCAGTGCCAACAACGAAGATTTGGTAGAGGAAGATTTTAACGATTCCAGCTACAAAGGTGTTCGCGTTGGCGTAAATTATGTGATCAACGATGATTGGTCACTACTGGTGCAGCACACGCACCAGGACCTGGAAGCCGACGGTGTTTTCGATCACGATCCGGAAGAGGTAGGTGATCTGGAAGTGCGCCGTTATTTCGAAGATTCCCTGGAAGACAGCTTCGACCTGACAAGCTGGACGCTGGAAGGCCGCATTGCCGCTTTGGATGTGGTTTATACCGGTGCCTACCTCGATCGCGAGGTGGAGCAGTCTATGGACTACACCGGTTACAACGATGTGGGCAACTACGTGGCCTACTACACCTGTAACTACGTGGATACTTGCTATGACCCCACCAAAGGCTACGTTGGCACTGTGGAAAATACACGCAGCAGCCACGAGCTGCGTTTCTCCACACCGCAGGATAATCCGCTGCGCCTGACCATTGGTGCCTTCTACGAGGATATTGAAATCCTTGATCAGGGTAACTTTGTCTACTCCTCAATCATCGATCTCGGCTTCCCAGAAAACTATCCGCGTGGCTGGTCGCCTGATACTACCGACCCGGTGCAGTCCACCGCGATCGATACTAGTGCGCGGCCGGCGGGCGTGGCGTTTTTCAATGATATTACCCGTCAGGAAGAGCAGTTGGCCTTTTTTGGTGAGCTGACATATGACATCAATGATCAGCTCAGCGCTACAGTTGGCCTGCGCCACTACGATATTGATGTGAAGCTGCTGGGCTCCGCCAATTCCTCATTTGGCAATGCCGGTGGGGTCGACGTGGATATGTATGGCGATAACCTCGATTCCAAGTGGGATGAGATGGGGATTGATGTGCCAATGAATGAGAGCGGTGTTATCAGTAAATTCACCCTCAGTTACACACCTACTGACGACATGCTGCTGTATGCCACTTATTCAGAAGGCTTCCGTCCTCCCGCTTACAATCGTGGTGGAGGTAATGGCAACGAAACCACAACCGTTCCCTACACCATTACTACCGATACCGTCGACAACTACGAAGCGGGCTGGAAAACGACACTGCTGGATCACAGCTTGCAGTTTAATGGCAGTATCTACTATGTAGAGTGGAGTGATATCCAGACAGCGGTATTTGATCCAGATGTCTATTTCCTGTTCTATCTGGATAATGCCCTGGATGCAGAGATTCGCGGTATCGAGGCAGATGTAACCTGGTTGCCCACGGATAACCTGCAACTTATCGGTGCTGTTTCTTACAACGATACCGAGATTACCCATGTGCCGGAAAGCGCAGCTAATGTGGCCCCAGAAGGTAGTGAACTGGCTCTTTCACCTCCTCTGCAATTTAATCTGCGGGCTCGCTACGAGTGGGAGCTTGCCGGGTTTGATGCCTACTGGCAGGCCGGAGTTGCCTATAGCGATGAAGCCTGGAGTTCTATAGTGATCGACCCGAATGATCGCTATAAGCAGGACGCCTACACAACTGCGGATGCATCCTTCGGTCTACGTGAATCCCACTGGGGTACGGAGCTCTATGTCGAGAATCTCACTGATGAGCGCGCAGAGTTGTTTATTAATACTCTGGATAATTCCAAGCGAATTACCACCAACCGCCCTCGTACAGTGGGCTTGCGTGTATCTTACGATTTCTAA
- a CDS encoding LysR family transcriptional regulator translates to MIVRDLETIDFRTLSIFVTTCRLLSLTQCAEELGLPKSTVSKAISKLEEQLQAKLLERSTRKIEITDAGRVTLRRASLLVEEFKSLREDVREIEQQVQGLLRVSAPRPWGATWPSIFSLHFSSSGRKPKSRWSYPTLLMTCLFRV, encoded by the coding sequence TTGATTGTTCGCGATTTGGAAACTATAGACTTTCGAACTTTATCGATCTTTGTGACCACTTGCAGACTGCTGAGTCTCACCCAGTGTGCCGAGGAGCTGGGGCTGCCCAAATCTACAGTGAGCAAAGCCATTTCGAAGCTGGAAGAGCAACTGCAAGCCAAGCTGCTGGAGCGCTCTACACGGAAAATTGAGATCACTGATGCGGGTAGGGTTACCCTTCGCCGGGCCTCTTTACTGGTGGAGGAGTTTAAATCCTTGCGCGAGGATGTGCGGGAGATAGAGCAGCAAGTACAGGGGTTGCTGCGTGTATCGGCCCCCCGGCCATGGGGAGCTACCTGGCCCAGTATATTTTCCCTCCATTTCTCCAGCAGTGGCCGAAAGCCCAAATCTCGCTGGAGCTATCCAACACTTTTGATGACCTGTTTATTCAGGGTATAG
- a CDS encoding VOC family protein, translated as MISHITLGTNNLPRAGLFYCKIFAPIAAEEVYHSDTVIFWQFKGSSTKLAVTAPYDEKPASIGNGTMLALNVGSIDKVDKIFSIALGLGGTSEGDPGYRNSESFYEAYFRDLDGNK; from the coding sequence ATGATTTCTCATATAACATTAGGTACAAATAACTTGCCCAGGGCGGGGCTGTTTTATTGCAAGATTTTTGCCCCTATTGCTGCAGAGGAAGTTTATCACTCTGATACAGTTATTTTCTGGCAGTTTAAAGGCTCCTCCACAAAACTTGCTGTTACTGCTCCCTATGATGAAAAGCCGGCGAGTATTGGAAACGGTACAATGTTAGCCCTTAATGTTGGCAGTATTGATAAAGTCGATAAGATTTTTTCTATAGCGCTTGGACTTGGAGGGACATCTGAAGGTGATCCAGGCTATAGGAATTCGGAATCTTTTTATGAGGCCTATTTTAGGGATTTGGATGGAAATAAATAG
- a CDS encoding RidA family protein has translation MEINSRIYSLEGVKVRKLISSGSYLENPIGFSRACRIGGQIAISGTAPISEGKTAFIGDVYGQTKLCLDIAVAALKEAGGHLPDVIRTRIMLVDIKRWEDAARAHGELFSDIRPACTFVEVKGFIDSNWLVEIEMDAVVSES, from the coding sequence ATGGAAATAAATAGCCGTATTTACTCGTTAGAAGGAGTTAAAGTGAGAAAATTGATAAGCTCCGGTTCATACCTTGAGAATCCCATAGGGTTTTCAAGAGCCTGTAGGATCGGGGGGCAAATCGCTATATCGGGGACCGCTCCTATATCGGAGGGCAAAACTGCCTTTATCGGTGATGTTTATGGCCAGACCAAACTCTGCTTGGATATTGCTGTCGCTGCTCTTAAGGAGGCTGGTGGACATCTGCCTGACGTTATAAGAACCCGGATTATGTTAGTTGATATAAAGCGCTGGGAAGATGCGGCCAGGGCACATGGGGAACTATTTTCAGATATTCGCCCTGCCTGTACTTTTGTGGAGGTTAAGGGGTTTATTGACTCTAATTGGTTAGTGGAGATTGAGATGGATGCCGTTGTCTCTGAAAGTTAA
- a CDS encoding alkene reductase — MTATQDLFTGIQLGDVKLANRAVMAPLTRARAENHVPTPLMAEYYAQRAGAGLIIAEATMVAEGTSAFISEPGIYSQEQIEGWRQVTDAVHERGGKIFLQLWHGGRASHPDLNNGTTPVAASPIAIDDTVHTPDGKKPYTTPRPLETVEIPGIIAAFKQGAINARDAGFDGVEVHGANGYLLDSFLRDGSNLRTDEYGGSLENRARLLFEVLEAVIEVWGSGKVGLRTSPLNGFNSMRDSDPEGHTRWFASKLNEYNLAYWHLMRADFLGEQLGDVLTPARELYQGNLIGNMGYGRDEANTAIGQQQVDAVAFGVPFLANPDLLKRFKADASLNEADPNTFYTGGANGYTDYPTMP, encoded by the coding sequence ATGACTGCGACACAGGATCTGTTTACAGGTATTCAATTAGGTGATGTGAAGCTTGCCAACCGTGCGGTGATGGCCCCCCTGACCCGCGCAAGAGCTGAAAACCACGTACCTACCCCTTTAATGGCTGAGTACTATGCACAGAGGGCTGGCGCCGGCCTGATTATTGCCGAGGCAACTATGGTGGCAGAGGGAACTTCAGCCTTTATTTCTGAGCCAGGTATCTACTCCCAGGAACAGATCGAAGGCTGGAGACAAGTGACTGACGCCGTTCACGAGAGAGGCGGCAAGATATTCCTGCAACTTTGGCACGGTGGGCGAGCCAGTCACCCCGATTTGAATAATGGCACAACGCCGGTTGCAGCCAGCCCAATCGCCATTGACGATACGGTTCACACACCGGACGGAAAAAAACCTTACACCACCCCAAGACCCCTTGAAACTGTGGAGATCCCAGGAATTATCGCGGCTTTTAAACAGGGAGCAATCAATGCTAGAGATGCTGGCTTCGATGGAGTTGAGGTTCATGGTGCAAACGGCTATCTCTTGGACAGTTTTTTGCGGGATGGCTCAAACCTTAGAACAGACGAGTACGGTGGGTCTTTAGAGAATCGTGCACGCTTGCTGTTTGAAGTTCTGGAAGCCGTTATCGAAGTTTGGGGCTCCGGCAAAGTTGGATTGCGAACTTCTCCCCTAAACGGATTCAACAGCATGCGCGATAGCGATCCTGAGGGACACACTCGCTGGTTTGCATCAAAATTGAATGAATATAATTTGGCCTACTGGCACTTGATGCGAGCCGACTTCCTCGGCGAGCAACTCGGAGATGTATTGACTCCAGCAAGGGAACTGTATCAGGGCAATCTGATTGGCAATATGGGGTACGGGCGAGATGAGGCCAATACAGCCATTGGGCAGCAGCAAGTAGATGCGGTTGCCTTCGGCGTTCCATTCCTGGCGAACCCGGACCTGCTAAAGCGTTTTAAAGCCGATGCGAGCTTAAATGAAGCAGACCCAAACACCTTCTATACCGGTGGCGCAAACGGATATACCGATTACCCCACAATGCCCTAA
- a CDS encoding M3 family metallopeptidase translates to MRQTMIALSVAAALAVVGGCGEKTQQAEVVKDTVNAEKSMAVSPEHASNMLLAEWTGPFGGVPAFDKMNLEDLKPAIEKGIEMNLAELDAIAADPAKPTFANTFVPMERSGAELGRASSYYGIWAGNMSSPEFRKVQRELAPLWADYESKIYQNKALFKRIKSIYDQRESMDLDAEQKRVVELVYTQFATNGATLEGEKKERYAEINKRLAELYTKFSNNVLADEEGYDIFLTKDQLGGLPDSFVAAAAAMAEEKGEKGKYAITNTRSSMDPFLTYSDNRELRKQIWTNYYSRGDNGDERDNNAIIAEILKLRDERVGLQGFDNYAQWRLRDRMAKSPERAMELMEAVWPAAVGRVKEEVADMQAVADAEKANITIEPWDYRYYAEKVRKAKYDLNSDEVKQYLQLDNLREAMFYVAGELFNFEFTPVKEGSVPVFHEDVKVWEVTDKTSGDHIGLWYLDPFARAGKRSGAWATMYRDHSTFDGKKNVLSSNNSNFIKGAPGEPVLVSWDDAETFFHEFGHALHFLASNVTYPTLNGGVRDYTEFQSQLLERWLSTDAVIDNYLVHYKTGEPIPADLVKKIKKAAKFNSGFSTTEYLASALVDMKFHTADPEGIDPDKFERETLKKLGMPDELVMRHRSPHFGHIFSGEGYAASYYGYMWADVLTSDASEAFAESKGGFYDKEVAARLVKYLFAPRNALDPADAYRSFRGRDANIEALMRDRGFPIPEKKKTTVAVKD, encoded by the coding sequence ATGCGTCAAACAATGATCGCACTATCCGTTGCCGCAGCTCTTGCGGTAGTGGGCGGTTGTGGTGAAAAGACACAACAGGCTGAGGTGGTCAAAGATACCGTGAATGCCGAGAAGTCCATGGCTGTAAGTCCTGAGCACGCCAGCAACATGCTATTGGCGGAGTGGACAGGTCCTTTTGGTGGTGTTCCTGCGTTTGACAAGATGAATCTTGAAGATCTCAAGCCCGCAATTGAGAAGGGTATTGAGATGAATTTGGCGGAGCTGGACGCCATCGCCGCCGATCCTGCCAAGCCTACCTTCGCCAATACTTTTGTTCCGATGGAGCGCAGTGGTGCGGAGTTGGGGCGTGCATCTTCTTATTATGGAATCTGGGCCGGCAATATGTCCTCCCCGGAATTCCGTAAGGTCCAGCGTGAACTGGCACCTCTGTGGGCTGACTACGAGTCCAAAATTTACCAGAACAAGGCCCTCTTTAAGCGCATCAAGTCTATCTATGATCAGCGTGAATCGATGGATCTGGACGCTGAGCAGAAGCGCGTAGTTGAGTTGGTATACACCCAGTTTGCAACCAATGGCGCCACCCTGGAAGGGGAAAAGAAAGAGCGCTATGCAGAAATCAACAAGCGCTTGGCGGAGCTCTATACAAAGTTCTCCAACAATGTACTGGCTGATGAGGAAGGTTACGATATCTTCCTGACAAAAGATCAGCTGGGCGGCCTACCGGATTCCTTTGTCGCCGCAGCGGCAGCAATGGCGGAAGAGAAGGGCGAAAAAGGTAAGTACGCGATTACCAATACCCGTTCCTCCATGGATCCCTTCCTGACTTACTCTGACAATCGCGAGTTGCGTAAACAGATTTGGACCAATTACTACAGCCGTGGTGATAATGGTGATGAGCGCGATAACAACGCCATTATCGCTGAAATCCTGAAGCTGCGCGATGAGCGTGTCGGCCTGCAAGGCTTTGACAACTACGCTCAGTGGCGCTTGCGTGATCGTATGGCCAAATCACCTGAGCGTGCCATGGAGCTGATGGAAGCGGTATGGCCGGCTGCAGTTGGTCGCGTGAAAGAAGAAGTGGCTGATATGCAGGCTGTGGCTGATGCCGAGAAAGCCAATATCACTATTGAGCCCTGGGACTACCGCTACTACGCAGAAAAAGTTCGCAAGGCCAAGTACGACCTGAACTCCGATGAAGTTAAACAGTACTTGCAGCTGGATAACCTGCGTGAAGCTATGTTCTATGTGGCTGGAGAGCTGTTCAATTTTGAGTTCACTCCAGTGAAGGAAGGCTCAGTACCGGTATTCCATGAAGATGTTAAGGTCTGGGAAGTTACCGATAAGACGAGCGGCGACCATATCGGCCTCTGGTACCTGGACCCATTTGCTCGCGCGGGTAAGCGTTCTGGAGCCTGGGCAACCATGTACCGCGACCACTCCACTTTCGATGGTAAGAAGAACGTTCTCTCTTCCAACAACTCCAACTTTATCAAGGGCGCTCCCGGTGAGCCTGTACTGGTAAGCTGGGATGATGCAGAGACTTTCTTCCACGAGTTTGGCCATGCGCTGCACTTCCTTGCGTCCAACGTCACTTACCCGACCTTAAATGGCGGTGTGCGTGACTACACTGAGTTCCAGTCTCAGCTGCTGGAGCGCTGGTTGTCTACCGATGCGGTAATCGATAACTATCTGGTGCACTACAAAACTGGTGAGCCGATCCCTGCGGATCTGGTGAAAAAGATCAAGAAAGCAGCCAAGTTCAACTCAGGCTTTAGCACTACTGAGTACCTGGCATCTGCATTGGTGGATATGAAGTTCCACACTGCTGACCCTGAAGGTATCGATCCAGACAAGTTTGAGCGTGAAACTTTGAAGAAGCTGGGTATGCCGGATGAACTGGTGATGCGTCACCGCTCTCCTCATTTTGGTCATATCTTCTCCGGTGAAGGCTACGCGGCCAGCTACTACGGCTACATGTGGGCCGACGTACTGACCTCCGATGCCTCTGAGGCTTTCGCCGAGTCCAAAGGCGGCTTCTACGATAAGGAAGTGGCGGCGAGACTGGTTAAATACTTGTTCGCTCCTCGCAATGCGTTGGACCCGGCAGACGCTTACCGCTCTTTCCGCGGTCGCGATGCCAATATCGAAGCGTTAATGCGCGATCGTGGCTTCCCGATCCCTGAAAAGAAAAAGACTACTGTTGCTGTTAAAGACTAA
- a CDS encoding DUF817 domain-containing protein — MKRYIREFWLFGLRQAYACIFGGFLLGVMIVTNYWYPLESIHRYDFIFLAAIAFQVFLLATKLETFRESIVIVVFHVVATVMEIFKTSDAIGSWSYPEEYFFGIGNVPLCTGFMYSAVGSYIARVWRIFEFEYSHYPSKLLTVVLVVFIYVNFFTHHYIWDFRWALLAGTVLLFYRTNIYFKVVEKHRSMPLLLGWLLVALFIWFAENIATFANIWIYPNQSHEWQMVSLAKLSSWYLLMLLSFVLVSLINNVKIRSETAGAPSTESRSPA; from the coding sequence TTGAAACGATATATTCGTGAGTTCTGGTTGTTTGGCTTGAGGCAGGCTTATGCCTGTATTTTCGGTGGCTTCTTGCTGGGAGTTATGATTGTCACCAACTATTGGTATCCACTGGAATCGATTCACCGGTATGACTTTATCTTTCTGGCTGCTATAGCCTTTCAGGTCTTTCTTCTAGCTACAAAACTGGAAACATTCAGGGAGTCAATAGTTATTGTCGTATTTCATGTCGTTGCGACCGTCATGGAGATATTTAAGACCTCCGATGCTATTGGCTCATGGAGTTACCCGGAAGAGTATTTCTTTGGGATTGGTAATGTGCCACTGTGTACAGGGTTCATGTATAGCGCAGTGGGCAGTTATATTGCTCGAGTGTGGCGAATTTTTGAATTTGAATATTCTCACTATCCATCGAAATTGCTGACAGTTGTTCTGGTTGTGTTTATCTATGTCAACTTCTTTACACATCACTATATCTGGGATTTCCGCTGGGCGTTACTAGCGGGAACAGTGTTATTGTTTTATCGAACCAATATTTACTTTAAGGTCGTTGAAAAGCATCGCTCTATGCCGCTTCTTTTGGGGTGGTTGCTGGTAGCACTGTTTATTTGGTTTGCTGAAAATATTGCTACTTTTGCAAATATATGGATTTACCCTAATCAATCCCATGAATGGCAAATGGTATCTCTGGCGAAGCTCAGTTCATGGTATCTACTGATGCTGCTGAGTTTTGTACTGGTCTCACTGATTAATAACGTGAAGATCCGCTCCGAGACTGCTGGTGCTCCGAGTACGGAAAGCAGGTCGCCCGCTTAA
- a CDS encoding right-handed parallel beta-helix repeat-containing protein — MQKKSILPLGAAVAVLSMGVATGSQAQAVSCGDVITTPTTLDSDLVCTIADEFSVAIAIEGPSGSLSMGDYSLTCSTNKFGTGIILLESGARLSGGSVIGCGDAVTVGGDGGHYVTGVTITDSGNNAVYVKSNFNVVSNMTITGGSGVVDEGILIQGNNNLVNNNFVGNTDNPGIEITGAYNHVYFNEVYFCATDGIVAGGIFSRVTHNTSNFNGYQGISVAGSYGTIAQNKIADNDFAGIQLLQGEFNNIANNNVIYNGTYGIYIADSMPTDNTISGNFSKGHTYDLYDPENFACISSNTWINNTFTTSDPGCLD; from the coding sequence ATGCAAAAGAAATCCATTTTACCACTTGGTGCAGCTGTTGCGGTTTTATCAATGGGTGTCGCCACAGGCTCACAAGCTCAGGCGGTTAGCTGCGGTGACGTAATAACCACTCCAACCACCCTCGATAGTGATTTAGTGTGCACTATTGCTGATGAATTTTCTGTCGCAATAGCAATTGAAGGGCCATCTGGCAGCCTTTCAATGGGAGATTACAGTTTGACCTGTTCCACCAATAAATTTGGCACAGGTATTATTTTACTGGAAAGTGGTGCGCGGCTTAGCGGGGGTAGCGTAATCGGTTGCGGCGACGCTGTGACTGTTGGAGGTGATGGTGGCCATTATGTTACAGGTGTCACTATCACTGATTCTGGTAATAATGCTGTTTATGTCAAAAGCAATTTCAATGTAGTCAGCAACATGACAATCACTGGAGGTAGTGGGGTTGTGGATGAAGGTATCCTAATCCAGGGTAACAACAATCTCGTCAACAACAATTTTGTTGGAAATACTGACAATCCTGGCATCGAAATTACAGGAGCCTACAATCATGTTTATTTTAACGAGGTCTATTTTTGTGCAACCGATGGAATTGTAGCTGGCGGTATTTTTTCACGTGTAACCCACAACACATCCAACTTCAATGGTTACCAAGGTATTTCAGTTGCTGGTAGCTACGGCACTATCGCGCAAAATAAGATTGCAGATAATGATTTTGCGGGAATCCAGCTACTACAGGGCGAATTCAATAATATTGCCAATAATAACGTTATTTATAATGGCACTTATGGGATATATATTGCGGACAGTATGCCCACCGACAATACGATTTCTGGCAACTTCTCCAAGGGCCATACCTACGACTTATATGATCCAGAAAACTTTGCTTGCATAAGCAGCAATACCTGGATAAACAATACATTCACCACTTCTGACCCGGGCTGCCTCGATTGA
- a CDS encoding substrate binding domain-containing protein — MGSYLAQYIFPPFLQQWPKAQISLELSNTFDDLFIQGIDLAIRVGQIADDRLVAKEIGYTTQVLVASPDYLREYGIPESPQELRQHNCITAGTAPESAFWTLVSENKTESIEVRSNFYCGNPETAKRAAAGGVGIAQIPVNSMICELEKQELIRIFPEWHAIFMPIYVVYRPGVNKPKRVSALLEYLNEIKGRFEFGPDHQLCQYETCPLTTGNL; from the coding sequence ATGGGGAGCTACCTGGCCCAGTATATTTTCCCTCCATTTCTCCAGCAGTGGCCGAAAGCCCAAATCTCGCTGGAGCTATCCAACACTTTTGATGACCTGTTTATTCAGGGTATAGACCTGGCAATTCGTGTCGGGCAGATCGCCGATGACCGTTTGGTGGCGAAAGAAATCGGGTATACGACTCAGGTTCTGGTAGCCAGTCCGGACTATTTAAGGGAATACGGAATACCTGAGTCACCCCAGGAGCTCAGGCAGCACAATTGTATTACAGCCGGGACTGCCCCTGAGTCTGCTTTTTGGACTCTGGTATCCGAAAACAAAACGGAATCTATCGAAGTGCGAAGTAACTTCTATTGTGGCAATCCAGAAACGGCAAAAAGGGCTGCTGCTGGCGGGGTGGGAATAGCTCAAATTCCGGTTAACAGCATGATCTGCGAGTTGGAGAAGCAGGAGTTAATACGAATATTTCCCGAATGGCACGCGATATTTATGCCAATTTATGTAGTCTATCGGCCCGGAGTCAATAAGCCCAAGAGAGTCTCGGCACTGTTGGAGTATTTAAATGAAATTAAAGGCCGGTTTGAGTTCGGTCCTGATCACCAGTTGTGCCAATATGAGACTTGCCCGTTGACTACTGGGAATTTGTAG
- a CDS encoding right-handed parallel beta-helix repeat-containing protein, producing the protein MFYPIQYPKTLSMTLFTLGVSLSLTVNAVDCGDVITEPATLTEDLVCEFTDAPALTIQGPTGSLYMNGHSLTCLGSDAGNGIVLIGTSAELSTGTVNGCNDAVLLLEAGGHTVYGINALLPLDDAIVVSSDSNIVTGNYALGDGNDSDDGIDINGNLNFISQNIIELSGDEGMEVDGTSNTIIGNTITGSDSDGVELDGDFSVFVSNIVQDNDNTGIEIEGSSCTVSNNTTTENGSSGISLEFSASNNGISQNTSSDNGAYGILVTGVNAIGNNIVFNTATGNGLFDLEDLFESEDCSVNNNLWSGNTFSSAEPSCLE; encoded by the coding sequence ATGTTCTACCCTATCCAATACCCTAAAACCCTTTCCATGACTCTATTTACTTTAGGAGTCTCCCTATCATTAACGGTCAATGCGGTAGATTGCGGAGATGTCATTACCGAACCCGCCACCCTAACCGAGGATCTAGTTTGTGAGTTTACGGATGCTCCTGCCTTAACAATTCAGGGGCCAACTGGAAGTCTGTATATGAATGGACATTCCTTGACTTGCTTAGGATCAGATGCAGGCAATGGAATCGTGCTTATAGGCACATCAGCTGAATTATCCACCGGAACAGTAAATGGTTGCAATGATGCAGTTTTGCTCTTAGAGGCGGGTGGGCACACTGTATATGGCATAAATGCATTGCTTCCACTGGACGATGCCATTGTTGTAAGCAGTGATAGCAATATCGTCACAGGCAATTATGCACTTGGTGACGGGAATGACTCAGATGATGGAATCGATATCAATGGTAACCTTAATTTTATTTCCCAAAACATTATTGAGTTATCCGGTGACGAGGGTATGGAAGTTGACGGTACTTCCAATACAATAATCGGCAATACTATTACTGGGTCCGACAGTGATGGGGTCGAATTAGATGGAGATTTTTCTGTCTTTGTTTCAAACATTGTACAAGACAATGACAATACAGGTATTGAAATTGAAGGAAGCTCATGCACCGTTTCAAATAACACAACAACAGAAAATGGATCTTCTGGAATTTCATTAGAATTTTCCGCATCCAACAATGGCATCAGTCAAAATACCAGTAGTGACAATGGAGCTTACGGTATATTAGTTACCGGTGTTAACGCCATTGGCAATAACATTGTCTTTAACACTGCCACAGGAAACGGCTTATTCGACCTTGAAGATCTTTTTGAGAGTGAGGATTGTAGCGTTAACAATAACCTTTGGTCAGGCAACACCTTCTCATCAGCTGAGCCGAGCTGCCTTGAATAA